TCCAACCCGCACCTGTGGCCGTTCGTGCGGCAGGCGCGCGAACAGGGCGCGCGCGTGCTCTGCATCGATCCCCTCCGCACGCGCACCGCCGACCAGTGCGACGAGTGGCTGCCCATCCGTCTGGGCACCGACGCGGCGCTCGCGCTCGGCATGATGCACGTGCTCTTCGCCGACGGCCTGCAGGATGACGACTACCTGACGCGCTTCACGCTCGGCGCCGAGGCGCTGCGCGCGCGCGCCGCGGAGTATCCGCCGGAGCGCGTCGCCGCGATCACGGGACTTCCCGCCGAGCGGATTGTCGCGCTGGGGCGCGAGTACGGGCGCTCGAAGGCCGCGTTCCTGCGCATCAACTACGGCCTGCAGCGCCACGGCGGCGGCGCGATGGCCGTGCGCACCATCGCCTGCCTGCCGGCGATCACCGGCCACTGGCGGCGACCCGGCGGCGGCGTGCAGCTCTCGACGAGCGCGAACTTCAAGTACAACACCGCCGCCCTGGAGCGCCCCGAGCTGTCGCCGGAGGTGCGGACCATCAACATGATCCGGCTGGGCGACGCGCTCACGCGCTCTGACGCGGGCGTGGGCGGTCCGCCGGTGCAGGCGCTCGTCGTCTACAACTCGAACCCCGCCGCCGTCGCGCCGGACCGCAATGTCGTCCTCACCGGACTGCGTCGCGAGAATCTCTTCACGGTGGTGCTTGATCACTTCCAGACCGACACGGCGGACCACGCGGACTACGTGCTGCCGGCCACGACGCAGCTCGAGCACTGGGACGTGCACTTCGCGTACGGGCATCACTACGCCACGCTGAACCGGCCGGCCATCGCGCCGCTGGGCGAGAGCAAGCCGAACACGCAGATCTTCCGCGAGATCGCCGCGGCGATGGGACTCGCGGACGCCGTATTTGCCGATGATGACGACGCGCTGCTGCGGCAGGCCCTGTCGTCCACCGACCCGAAGATGGCCACGGTGACTTATGACGCGCTGATGACGAACGGCTGGGTGCGGCTGAACGTCCCCACGCCGTATCTCCCGTATGCCGAGGGCGGCTTTGCCACACCGAGCGGAAAGTGCGAGTTCTAC
The sequence above is a segment of the Gemmatimonadaceae bacterium genome. Coding sequences within it:
- a CDS encoding molybdopterin oxidoreductase family protein; this translates as MTESAVQAIRGACPHDCPDTCALITTVENGRAVRIQGDPDHPFTAGFLCAKVNRYLERTYHPERLLHPLKRMGKKGRGEFARVSWDEALRDIAARLRAIADGPHGPQAILPYSYCGTMGMLQGQSMDRRFFNALGASKLDRTICSTAGMWGMRMTVGASVGADAEGIPSSDLVILWGTNTLTSNPHLWPFVRQAREQGARVLCIDPLRTRTADQCDEWLPIRLGTDAALALGMMHVLFADGLQDDDYLTRFTLGAEALRARAAEYPPERVAAITGLPAERIVALGREYGRSKAAFLRINYGLQRHGGGAMAVRTIACLPAITGHWRRPGGGVQLSTSANFKYNTAALERPELSPEVRTINMIRLGDALTRSDAGVGGPPVQALVVYNSNPAAVAPDRNVVLTGLRRENLFTVVLDHFQTDTADHADYVLPATTQLEHWDVHFAYGHHYATLNRPAIAPLGESKPNTQIFREIAAAMGLADAVFADDDDALLRQALSSTDPKMATVTYDALMTNGWVRLNVPTPYLPYAEGGFATPSGKCEFYSARMEAMGLDPLPAFTPPHEFPEEVPELAARFPLTLVSSPRHQFLNSTFVNIASLRRDAEPEITVHPDDAAPRAIVDGLPVVVFNDRGAFTAVARVSDSVRVGVAWAPSVWWGKFTSDGHNANETTSQRTTDMGGGPVFYDNLVEIAPSE